Proteins from a genomic interval of Osmia bicornis bicornis chromosome 11, iOsmBic2.1, whole genome shotgun sequence:
- the LOC114872459 gene encoding KH domain-containing protein akap-1, which yields MSATHIQVVKWSFPAFALIIGLLWYRRRRVDRTDPGGINTPDNSDKNFANRKKEVASSKSNSNFYDSGIQFDETSSLNSSNQLIEEIVCSPRKRSESLDIPMRKTCSQSVSAHSRVSCKDDQAWYSYLDASTSEMEIQLGSNPKMSNFEMVVRSRSSSSLENITDTSSKVLKIFDNVVEEEEQKLPCENITELDDKTEKSDANNECNYLPSKELSVSTPLKETAKTPAQALSERDSANHSPVSAVLEGSVTDEARSEGSTDSGKGGSINGHPKDTANPVLYEFSIPQNLVGRLIGRHGSFLQSIRVKAEVYIVVKRHPTSRNQKVCAIEGSTEGINIALDMIRKQFPEKKYPHVTLEQISPLKIPEEIPWVAELIQLSLVEGMNNDVVVCHIVKPNRFFVQLPTHPTYPSLRILDENMTRLYDTIESPSAPDELSRGMIFVTKWYNKWVRVYLERPDPNGERHLVRLVDHGGYWYFSSSEMKKIRSDYLTLPFQAIEIFLANVQPRNGEWDQEAYNVVLQMCSGIVGQAQIAGYINNSTYVNLYLNIQKHGVISLADELVARGFAEPVPLESIVPEEVSFS from the exons ATGTCAGCCACTCATATCCAAGTCGTGAAGTGGAGCTTCCCTGCTTTCGCGCTTATTATCGGTCTCCTCTGGTACAGACGTCGTCGAGTAGACAGAACTGATCCAGGTGGAATTAACACTCCAGATAATAGCGacaaaaattttgcaaatcgCAAAAAAGAAGTTGCCTCGTCAAAGTCTAACTCGAATTTTTACGATTCGGGCATACAATTCGACGAAACGTCCTCGTTGAATTCTTCCAATCAATTGATAGAGGAAATCGTGTGTAGCCCTAGAAAACGAAGCGAAAGTTTAGATATACCTATGAGGAAGACTTGTTCGCAGTCTGTTTCCGCGCACTCTAGAGTCTCTTGTAAAGATGATCAAGCATGGTACAGTTATCTAGACGCATCAACAAGTGAAATGGAAATACAGCTGGGCAGTAATCCGAAAATGAGCAATTTCGAAATGGTTGTTAGAAGCAGAAGTTCATCCTCTTTGGAGAACATCACTGATACCAGTAGCAAAGTATTAAAAATCTTTGATAATGTTGTCGAAGAGGAGGAACAAAAGTTACCCTGCGAGAATATTACAGAGCTCGACGATAAAACCGAGAAAAGTGATGCAAATAACGAATGCAATTACCTTCCAAGCAAAGAATTATCTGTTTCCACTCCGTTAAAAGAAACTGCTAAGACTCCGGCACAAGCACTGTCCGAAAGAGACTCTGCTAATCATAGTCCAGTTTCCGCTGTTTTAGAAGGTAGCGTCACCGATGAAGCTCGAAGCGAAGGAAGCACAGACAGCGGAAAAG GCGGAAGTATCAACGGTCATCCAAAGGATACTGCAAACCCGGTGTTATATGAGTTTAGTATACCACAGAATTTAGTAGGAAGGCTAATTGGTCGTCATGGAAGCTTCTTACAGAGTATTCGAGTTAAAGCTGAAGTGTATATAGTCGTTAAACGTCATCCTACATCGAGAAATCAGAAAGTTTGTGCCATAGAAGGTTCCACAGAAGGGATCAACATTGCCCTAGACATGATACGAAAACAGTTCCCAGAGAAAAAGTATCCTCACGTGACTCTCGAACAGATTTCGCCATTAAAAATACCAGAAGAAATTCCATGGGTCGCTGAGTTAATACAATTGTCTTTAGTGGAAGGGATGAACAACGATGTCGTCGTTTGTCACATAGTCAAACCAAATCGTTTCTTCGTACAGCTTCCTACTCACCCTACGTACCCATCCTTGCGGATTTTAGACGAAAACATGACACGATTATACGACACCATAGAATCACCATCAGCTCCAGACGAGCTCAGTA GGGGTATGATTTTTGTTACGAAATGGTATAATAAGTGGGTGAGGGTATATCTTGAACGACCAGATCCTAATGGCGAACGGCATCTAGTAAGGCTTGTCGATCACGGTGGATATTGGTATTTCAGTAGTTCagagatgaaaaaaattaggTCAGATTACCTTACATTGCCGTTTCAAgcaattgaaatatttttagcGAACGTTCAGCCGCGGAACG GTGAGTGGGATCAAGAAGCGTACAATGTAGTCCTTCAGATGTGTAGCGGAATTGTTGGTCAAGCTCAAATAGCAGGATACATTAATAATAGTACATACGTTAATTTATATCTTAATATTCAGAAACATGGA GTGATATCTCTTGCCGATGAACTGGTTGCCCGTGGATTTGCGGAACCTGTACCGTTGGAGAGCATAGTTCCAGAAGAAGTATCATTTTCTTAA